The following proteins come from a genomic window of Candidatus Palauibacter polyketidifaciens:
- a CDS encoding YbaN family protein codes for MKPNPNMPRGQTATPPQAAQCPVDHRAAERAARALPGPVRRAVFLGVGTLSVTAGIIGIVVPLWPTTCFLLLAAWCYARSSPRAERWLLENRVFGRYLTAYRERGVISTRVRRGATIFLWSAILVSAVLAAGHLWVVALLLLVAALVTAHLYSLPGEG; via the coding sequence ATGAAGCCGAATCCGAACATGCCCCGGGGCCAGACGGCGACCCCTCCGCAGGCGGCCCAGTGCCCGGTCGATCACCGGGCTGCGGAGCGCGCCGCGAGGGCGCTGCCGGGTCCCGTGCGACGAGCCGTCTTCCTGGGCGTCGGGACGCTGAGCGTGACCGCGGGCATCATCGGCATCGTCGTGCCGCTCTGGCCCACGACGTGCTTCCTGCTTCTCGCCGCCTGGTGCTATGCGCGCAGTTCCCCGCGCGCGGAGCGCTGGCTGCTGGAGAACCGCGTGTTCGGACGCTACCTCACCGCATACCGGGAGCGCGGCGTGATCTCCACCCGCGTGCGGCGCGGCGCGACGATCTTCCTGTGGAGCGCGATCCTCGTCTCGGCCGTGCTGGCCGCCGGACACCTCTGGGTCGTGGCCCTCCTCCTCCTCGTCGCCGCGCTGGTCACCGCCCACCTCTACTCCCTCCCGGGAGAAGGCTGA
- a CDS encoding pyridoxal-phosphate dependent enzyme has protein sequence MWHEDILGTIGGTPLVRVNRLAAHLPGTVLAKLEYFNPGGSVKDRIGISMLEAAEARGEIAPGGTIVEGTSGNTGVGLALAAIARGYRCIFATTDKQSPEKIAILRALGAEVIVCPTAVDPEDPRSYYQVSRRLAEETPNSFYMNQYDNPANTAAHVRTTGPELWEGTEGRITHLFVGSGTGGTISGSAAYLKERNPGVRIIGVDPFGSVYWKYFHTGEFDEDEIYPYVTEGVGEDILAGNMNFDLVDDYVRVTDRESMLMTRRLAREEGMFLGGSCGMAMAGALQWMEANRETLSDDDVLVVIMPDGGYRAFGKVYNDVWMQEHGFLDEGETLTAGALVARRPTERPLVSAPADMSLDDAIASMREHAISQLPVMEGGEVVGSLIEQSILRFLMGDPDARARLVGDLMGPPFPVVEASSPVHAFANELSGEQPAVLVRGEDGTLSILTRSDLISALGAESA, from the coding sequence ATGTGGCACGAGGACATCCTGGGTACGATCGGCGGTACGCCGCTGGTGCGCGTGAACCGGCTCGCCGCGCACCTGCCCGGCACCGTCCTCGCGAAGCTCGAGTACTTCAACCCCGGCGGCTCCGTCAAGGACCGGATCGGGATCTCGATGCTCGAGGCCGCCGAGGCGCGGGGAGAGATCGCGCCCGGCGGCACGATCGTCGAGGGGACGAGCGGGAACACCGGCGTCGGCCTCGCCCTCGCCGCTATCGCCCGCGGCTACAGGTGCATCTTCGCGACCACGGACAAGCAGAGCCCCGAGAAGATCGCGATCCTGCGGGCGCTCGGAGCGGAGGTCATCGTCTGTCCCACGGCGGTGGACCCCGAGGATCCTCGCTCCTACTACCAGGTCTCGCGCCGGCTCGCGGAGGAGACACCCAACTCCTTCTACATGAACCAGTACGACAACCCCGCGAACACGGCGGCCCACGTCCGGACGACGGGCCCGGAACTCTGGGAGGGGACGGAGGGGAGGATCACGCACCTCTTCGTCGGCTCCGGCACCGGCGGCACGATTTCGGGCTCCGCCGCCTACCTCAAGGAACGGAACCCCGGCGTCCGGATCATCGGCGTGGATCCCTTCGGCTCCGTCTACTGGAAGTACTTCCACACCGGCGAGTTCGACGAGGATGAAATCTATCCCTACGTCACGGAGGGAGTAGGGGAGGACATCCTCGCGGGCAACATGAACTTCGACCTCGTCGACGACTACGTGCGCGTCACGGACCGGGAGTCGATGCTCATGACCCGCCGTCTCGCGCGCGAGGAGGGGATGTTCCTCGGCGGCTCGTGCGGCATGGCGATGGCTGGCGCGCTCCAATGGATGGAGGCGAACCGGGAGACGCTCTCGGACGACGACGTGCTCGTCGTGATCATGCCCGACGGCGGCTACCGGGCCTTCGGGAAGGTGTACAACGACGTCTGGATGCAGGAGCACGGCTTCCTGGACGAGGGCGAGACCCTCACCGCGGGCGCGCTAGTCGCACGTCGCCCGACCGAGAGGCCGCTTGTGTCGGCGCCGGCCGACATGTCGCTCGACGACGCGATCGCGTCGATGCGGGAGCACGCGATTTCGCAGCTTCCCGTGATGGAGGGGGGAGAAGTCGTCGGGAGCCTCATCGAGCAGAGCATCCTGCGTTTCCTCATGGGAGACCCCGACGCGCGGGCACGCCTCGTGGGCGACCTCATGGGCCCGCCCTTCCCGGTGGTGGAGGCCTCAAGCCCCGTGCACGCCTTCGCGAACGAGTTGAGCGGAGAACAGCCCGCCGTGCTGGTGCGGGGAGAAGACGGCACGCTCTCCATCCTCACCCGCTCCGACCTGATCTCAGCCCTGGGAGCCGAGAGCGCCTGA
- the mmuM gene encoding homocysteine S-methyltransferase → MTDPIRDFIEREGFLVLDGGLATELEALGCDLDDPLWSARALIEAPEAIRTAHRRFLEAGADCIATATYQATFEGFASRGLDAAATTRLLRDSVDLAISARADFLGGSVAPDPDDLPPAGQPPASRPPPLVAASIGPYGAYLADGSEYTGDYGLSAAELYDFHAPRWEVLAETEADVLACETTPSVEETRAYCRLAAVSHRPTWISFQCRDGARLADGAPFETAVALCEAEPHVVAIGVNCVDPRLVAPLIHAARRATGKPILVYPNSGEEWDAEAKRWTGPATPLDWARSAAEWRREGADGVGGCCRVGPAEIAAIRADAVR, encoded by the coding sequence TTGACCGACCCGATCCGCGACTTCATCGAGCGGGAGGGCTTCCTGGTGCTCGATGGGGGCCTGGCGACGGAACTCGAGGCCTTGGGCTGCGACCTCGACGATCCCCTGTGGTCCGCCCGCGCCCTCATCGAGGCGCCGGAGGCGATCCGCACCGCGCACCGCCGCTTCCTCGAGGCGGGGGCCGACTGCATCGCCACCGCGACCTACCAGGCGACCTTCGAGGGTTTCGCGTCCCGGGGGCTCGACGCGGCGGCGACCACCCGCCTCCTGCGCGACTCCGTCGACCTGGCCATCTCGGCCCGCGCGGACTTCCTCGGCGGCAGTGTGGCGCCCGACCCCGACGACCTGCCTCCCGCCGGCCAGCCGCCCGCGAGCCGCCCGCCGCCGCTCGTCGCGGCGAGCATCGGGCCGTACGGGGCCTACCTGGCCGATGGATCGGAGTACACGGGCGACTACGGCCTCTCCGCGGCTGAGTTGTACGACTTCCACGCCCCGCGCTGGGAGGTCCTCGCCGAGACGGAGGCCGATGTCCTCGCCTGCGAGACGACGCCGTCCGTGGAGGAGACGCGCGCCTACTGCCGGCTCGCGGCCGTCTCCCATCGCCCGACGTGGATCAGCTTCCAGTGCCGCGACGGCGCGCGCCTCGCGGACGGCGCGCCGTTCGAGACCGCCGTCGCCTTGTGCGAGGCCGAACCCCACGTTGTCGCGATCGGCGTGAACTGCGTCGATCCGCGCCTTGTTGCGCCGCTCATCCACGCGGCGCGGCGGGCGACCGGAAAGCCGATCCTCGTCTATCCCAACTCGGGGGAGGAATGGGACGCGGAAGCCAAGCGCTGGACAGGCCCCGCGACCCCGCTGGACTGGGCCCGGAGCGCCGCCGAGTGGCGGCGGGAGGGCGCCGACGGCGTCGGTGGCTGCTGCCGCGTCGGCCCCGCCGAGATCGCCGCCATCCGCGCGGATGCGGTGCGCTGA
- a CDS encoding MBL fold metallo-hydrolase, whose amino-acid sequence MRGATLRLAAAGALAGGALACAPGGEPAPESRAATAGFCSNVPRGQYADLERVEVTDDWFEVYRVAPRVYAIYEPFQFQEVISYLILGEEGGLLFDTGMGIGRIRTIVDELTALPVTVLNSHTHMDHVGGNAEFERVLALDTEFTRAHARGRTNAEVRGEVAGSAVCRPLPAGITEDNYHTPAFEISAFIDDGHRIDLGGRTLEVVAVPGHTPDAIALLDREAGFLWTGDSFYEGPIWLFAPETDLEAYRTSVARLAELAPDLTTLFTAHNTPVAQPSRLLELHDAVEAMFDGIAVGNRLRDGGVEFVFEGFSIMVGPDPR is encoded by the coding sequence GTGCGCGGGGCGACCCTCCGGCTGGCGGCCGCGGGCGCGCTGGCCGGGGGGGCGCTCGCCTGCGCGCCCGGCGGTGAGCCCGCGCCCGAGTCGCGCGCCGCGACGGCGGGGTTCTGCTCGAACGTGCCCCGCGGGCAATACGCTGACCTGGAGCGCGTCGAAGTCACGGATGACTGGTTCGAGGTGTATCGCGTCGCCCCGCGCGTGTACGCGATCTACGAGCCGTTTCAGTTCCAGGAGGTCATCTCCTACCTGATCCTGGGTGAGGAGGGCGGCCTCCTCTTCGACACGGGCATGGGGATCGGACGCATCCGCACCATCGTGGACGAACTCACGGCGCTGCCCGTGACCGTCCTCAACTCGCACACGCACATGGACCACGTCGGGGGCAACGCCGAGTTCGAGCGCGTGCTCGCCCTGGACACCGAGTTCACCCGCGCGCACGCCCGGGGCCGCACGAACGCCGAGGTGCGCGGAGAAGTGGCCGGAAGCGCGGTCTGCCGGCCCCTGCCCGCGGGGATCACGGAAGACAACTACCACACGCCCGCCTTCGAGATCTCCGCCTTCATCGACGACGGACACCGGATCGATCTGGGGGGACGCACGCTCGAGGTCGTCGCCGTCCCCGGCCATACGCCGGACGCGATCGCCCTCCTCGACCGCGAAGCCGGGTTCCTCTGGACCGGCGATTCCTTCTACGAGGGCCCGATCTGGCTGTTCGCGCCCGAGACGGACCTGGAGGCGTACCGGACCTCGGTGGCCCGGCTCGCCGAGCTCGCACCCGACCTGACCACGCTGTTCACGGCCCACAACACGCCGGTTGCGCAGCCCTCGCGGCTGCTCGAACTGCACGATGCCGTGGAAGCCATGTTCGACGGCATCGCCGTCGGCAACCGACTGCGGGACGGCGGGGTCGAGTTCGTGTTCGAAGGGTTCTCGATCATGGTCGGCCCGGACCCGCGTTGA
- a CDS encoding CocE/NonD family hydrolase: MRNTAASFLPGVLPILLVACVAEPGADGAEGEATDRVSEFGRYEGYSEPRFDGWVTTSRYVEMRDGVRLAVEVTRPALGGVLESKPLPVVWTHSRYHRHPGQIIRVIAPDLDPAPDIRSQVDANEDLQRLVLHGYVVAAAGVRGSGASFGRYEGLFSESETTDAVELIEWLASQPWSDGNVGMYGGSYLGITQYMAASRNPSALKAIFPDVAALDMYDLMYPGGVYRDDLIGHWGGLTREFDVSIPAPAVDEDVEGVLLRQAMEEHEDNWDVLEQYGAGRYRDHAAPELAWERHGPSGVLEDVLEAGIPAYHWNGWYDIFVTDATLWFANYRGPQKLGIGAWSHSGMPDPGLMAERIELYAVEQHRWFDYWLKGIDNGVLDEAPIHYAVMNDPGDWRWVSADAWPPETTSQRLFLAPGTSGSVASVNDGGLSPDAPTVETAFDEYLVDLSTTTGTSSRWDNAVGAAPEMVYPDLRDTDAKSLTYTTPPLESDLTVTGHPVVTLWVTSSKRDADFFVLLEEVDAEGSSRYVTEGVLRASHRALAEAPWENLGLPFQRSYASDVEPLPEEPAELRLDLHPTSTVFNAGHRLRVTVMGADRDNAEEVSEDPPTVRVYRSATHPSSVELPVATGS, from the coding sequence ATGAGGAACACCGCCGCCAGCTTCCTCCCCGGCGTTCTCCCCATACTTCTGGTGGCGTGTGTCGCCGAGCCCGGCGCCGACGGCGCCGAAGGAGAGGCGACCGACCGCGTGTCGGAGTTCGGCCGCTACGAGGGGTACAGCGAGCCCCGGTTCGACGGCTGGGTCACCACGTCCCGCTACGTCGAGATGCGCGACGGCGTGCGGTTGGCGGTCGAGGTCACCCGGCCGGCGCTTGGGGGCGTGCTCGAGAGCAAGCCCCTGCCGGTCGTGTGGACGCATTCCCGCTATCACCGCCATCCGGGCCAGATCATCCGCGTGATCGCGCCGGACCTGGACCCGGCCCCGGACATCCGCTCCCAGGTCGACGCGAACGAGGATCTCCAGCGGCTCGTCCTCCACGGCTACGTCGTGGCGGCGGCCGGTGTGCGGGGGAGCGGGGCCTCCTTCGGCCGCTACGAGGGGCTGTTCTCGGAGTCGGAGACGACGGATGCGGTCGAACTCATCGAGTGGCTCGCCTCGCAGCCCTGGTCGGACGGCAACGTCGGCATGTACGGCGGTTCCTACCTGGGGATCACGCAGTACATGGCCGCGTCCCGCAATCCGTCGGCGCTCAAGGCGATTTTCCCCGATGTCGCGGCCCTCGACATGTACGATCTCATGTATCCCGGCGGCGTGTACCGGGATGACCTCATCGGGCACTGGGGCGGCCTGACCCGCGAGTTCGACGTCTCCATTCCGGCCCCGGCGGTGGACGAGGATGTCGAGGGGGTGCTCCTGCGGCAGGCGATGGAGGAGCACGAGGACAACTGGGACGTGCTCGAGCAATACGGCGCGGGGCGCTATCGTGATCATGCGGCGCCCGAACTGGCGTGGGAGCGCCACGGACCCAGCGGCGTCCTCGAAGACGTGCTCGAGGCCGGGATTCCGGCGTACCACTGGAACGGCTGGTACGACATCTTCGTCACCGACGCTACGCTCTGGTTCGCGAACTACCGCGGGCCGCAGAAGCTGGGCATCGGGGCCTGGTCCCACTCCGGCATGCCCGATCCCGGGTTGATGGCCGAACGCATCGAACTGTACGCGGTGGAGCAGCACCGCTGGTTCGACTACTGGCTCAAGGGCATCGACAACGGCGTGCTCGACGAGGCGCCGATCCACTACGCCGTCATGAACGATCCCGGCGACTGGCGCTGGGTATCGGCCGACGCGTGGCCGCCCGAGACGACGAGCCAACGCCTCTTCCTCGCGCCCGGGACGAGCGGGAGCGTCGCATCGGTCAACGACGGTGGTCTTTCGCCGGACGCGCCGACGGTCGAGACCGCGTTCGACGAGTACCTGGTCGATCTCTCGACGACCACCGGGACCTCCAGCCGCTGGGACAACGCCGTCGGGGCCGCGCCGGAGATGGTGTACCCCGACCTGCGCGACACGGACGCGAAGTCGCTGACCTACACGACGCCGCCGCTGGAGTCCGACCTCACGGTCACGGGCCATCCGGTCGTGACGCTGTGGGTGACCTCGTCGAAGCGGGACGCCGATTTCTTCGTGCTGCTTGAGGAAGTGGACGCGGAGGGATCCTCTCGCTACGTGACCGAGGGCGTGCTGCGCGCCTCGCATCGCGCGCTCGCGGAAGCACCGTGGGAGAACCTCGGTCTCCCCTTCCAGCGCAGCTACGCGAGCGATGTCGAACCGCTTCCGGAAGAGCCGGCCGAACTGCGGCTCGACCTGCACCCGACCTCGACCGTCTTCAACGCGGGCCATCGCCTGCGCGTAACGGTCATGGGCGCCGATCGCGACAACGCGGAGGAGGTGTCGGAGGACCCGCCGACCGTGCGCGTGTACCGCTCCGCGACCCATCCGTCGAGCGTCGAACTTCCCGTCGCCACGGGTTCCTAG
- a CDS encoding acyl-CoA dehydrogenase family protein yields MTFEGVDYFNLDALLDEEEIAIRDLVREWVDQEVLPIIGHHYIERTFPRELIPQMGELGFFGANLPEEYGCAGLNNVAYGLIMQELERADSGLRSFVSVQGALVMYPIFAFGSEEQKREWLPRMASGESIGCFGLTEPDFGSNPGGMITRAVEDGDEWVLNGAKMWITNGSMADVAVIWAKTGELDDVGSIRGFIVETGRDGFSASDQKGKLSLLASDTSELVLQDVRVPRANVLPASGGLKSPLKCLTQARYGISWGAVGAAMGCYRESVEYAKNRVQFDGTPIAQTQIQQVRIADMLTEITKAQLLCLRLGRMKDEGTMRPQHVSLAKRNNVNMACECARESRRLLGANGILAEYASMRHMANLESVYTYEGTHDIHSLILGHDATGLPAYN; encoded by the coding sequence ATGACTTTCGAGGGTGTCGACTACTTCAATCTCGATGCGCTCCTCGACGAAGAGGAGATCGCGATTCGGGATCTGGTGCGTGAGTGGGTGGACCAGGAGGTCCTGCCCATCATCGGCCACCACTACATCGAACGCACGTTCCCTCGGGAACTCATCCCCCAGATGGGCGAACTCGGCTTCTTCGGGGCGAACCTCCCGGAGGAGTACGGCTGCGCCGGCCTAAACAACGTGGCTTACGGCCTCATCATGCAGGAACTCGAGCGGGCGGACTCGGGCCTCCGCTCCTTCGTCTCCGTGCAGGGCGCCCTCGTCATGTACCCGATCTTCGCCTTCGGTTCCGAAGAACAGAAGCGCGAGTGGCTGCCGCGGATGGCGAGCGGCGAGTCCATCGGGTGCTTCGGCCTCACCGAGCCCGACTTCGGCTCCAACCCCGGCGGCATGATCACGCGGGCGGTCGAGGACGGGGACGAGTGGGTCCTCAACGGCGCCAAGATGTGGATCACGAACGGCTCGATGGCCGATGTGGCGGTGATCTGGGCCAAGACCGGGGAACTGGACGACGTCGGCTCGATCCGCGGTTTCATCGTCGAGACGGGGCGCGACGGCTTCTCCGCCAGCGACCAGAAGGGGAAACTCTCCCTCCTGGCGTCCGACACTTCCGAACTCGTCCTGCAGGACGTGCGGGTGCCGCGGGCGAACGTCCTCCCGGCCAGCGGGGGGCTCAAGAGCCCGTTGAAGTGCCTGACGCAGGCGCGCTACGGGATCTCGTGGGGGGCCGTCGGCGCCGCCATGGGCTGCTATCGCGAGTCGGTCGAATACGCGAAGAACCGCGTGCAGTTCGACGGGACGCCGATCGCGCAGACCCAGATCCAGCAGGTCCGGATCGCGGACATGCTCACCGAGATCACGAAGGCGCAGCTTCTCTGCCTCCGGCTCGGCCGGATGAAGGACGAGGGCACGATGCGGCCGCAGCACGTCTCGCTCGCGAAGCGCAACAACGTGAACATGGCGTGCGAGTGCGCCCGCGAGTCGCGGCGGCTGCTCGGCGCGAACGGGATTCTCGCCGAATACGCCTCGATGCGTCACATGGCGAATCTGGAGTCGGTCTATACGTACGAGGGCACCCACGACATCCATTCCCTGATCCTCGGACACGACGCCACGGGACTCCCGGCCTACAACTGA
- a CDS encoding isocitrate/isopropylmalate family dehydrogenase codes for MKPLHDVVLIPGDGIGPEISEATVAILEAAGAPIRWRESLGGVTAMETVGEPLPQATLESIEATGVALKGPLTTPIGSGFRSVNVALRKHFDLYANVRPAVTLLPAARYPDVDLVIVRENTEGLYAGIEHFIGMENDPRAVAESVMLITRYGSRRIVRFAFEYALAHNRRLVTLVHKANILKYTQGLFLEVGRNVAAEYEGRVEFDDKIVDATAMQLALDPYRFDVIVTENMFGDILSDQVAGLIGGLGFAPGANLGERAAIFEAVHGSAPDIAGKGIANPTSLLLAGCLLLDHLDEPGVAARIRAALHRTLQDGAAHTPDLGGSASTAEFAGAVIERLDAAGE; via the coding sequence ATGAAACCGCTACACGACGTCGTGTTGATCCCGGGCGACGGCATTGGCCCGGAGATATCCGAAGCCACCGTCGCGATCCTGGAGGCTGCGGGCGCGCCCATCCGCTGGCGCGAGAGCCTCGGCGGCGTCACCGCCATGGAAACGGTCGGAGAGCCGCTTCCGCAGGCGACGCTCGAATCGATCGAGGCGACCGGCGTCGCGCTCAAGGGGCCGCTCACGACCCCCATCGGCTCCGGCTTCCGGTCCGTAAACGTCGCGCTCCGCAAGCACTTCGATCTCTACGCGAACGTCCGTCCCGCAGTCACCCTTCTCCCGGCCGCCCGCTATCCGGACGTGGATCTCGTCATCGTGCGGGAGAATACGGAGGGCCTTTACGCCGGGATCGAGCACTTCATCGGGATGGAGAACGACCCCCGCGCCGTCGCCGAATCCGTCATGCTCATTACGCGCTACGGGTCGCGCCGCATCGTCCGCTTCGCGTTCGAGTACGCGCTCGCCCACAACCGGCGTCTCGTGACCCTGGTCCACAAGGCGAATATCCTCAAGTACACGCAGGGTCTCTTCCTCGAGGTGGGGCGCAACGTCGCGGCCGAGTACGAGGGAAGGGTGGAATTCGACGACAAGATCGTGGACGCAACGGCGATGCAGTTGGCGCTGGATCCGTACCGCTTCGATGTGATCGTGACCGAGAACATGTTCGGCGACATCCTCTCCGATCAGGTGGCCGGACTCATCGGCGGGCTCGGCTTCGCGCCGGGCGCGAACCTCGGCGAGCGGGCGGCGATCTTCGAGGCGGTGCATGGATCCGCGCCGGACATCGCGGGGAAGGGGATCGCCAACCCCACCTCCCTCCTGCTCGCGGGCTGCCTCCTGCTCGACCACCTCGATGAACCCGGGGTGGCCGCGCGCATCCGCGCCGCCCTGCACCGGACGCTGCAGGACGGCGCCGCCCATACCCCGGACCTCGGCGGTTCCGCGAGCACGGCAGAGTTCGCCGGCGCGGTGATCGAACGACTGGATGCCGCCGGTGAATGA
- a CDS encoding LeuA family protein: MSQDELIYDWNALPGSHDYEATRVELDDETLRDGLQNPSVKDPPIEKKIELLHLMVDLGIHAVDIGLPGAGPRAYESCLALAREITECALPIGANAAARTVRADIEPVARVQQATGLKIEVATFIGSSPIRQYAENWDVDQILSSTRDAIGFAIGEGLDVMYVTEDTTRSRPRTLARLFSAAVEAGARRICLADTVGHSTPHGVRRLVRFAKDIVAGTGESVKIDWHGHRDRGFGLANALAAIEEGVDRVHATALGIGERIGNVEMDLLLVNLHLLGTHNHPIDRLSDYCRLTAEMCGVEVPHNYPVIGDDAFRTGTGVHAAAIIKAMQKGDGWLEDRVYSGVPASIVGRKQTIEISPVSGLSNVRFWLSQHGYDAGDETLCEAVFGLAKKCDHTLSQEEIEAEITRVAAARA, encoded by the coding sequence GTGAGCCAGGACGAACTCATATACGACTGGAACGCGCTTCCGGGGAGCCACGACTACGAGGCGACCCGCGTCGAACTAGACGACGAGACACTGCGCGACGGCCTGCAGAATCCGTCCGTCAAGGACCCGCCCATCGAGAAGAAGATCGAACTCCTCCACCTCATGGTGGACCTCGGCATCCACGCTGTCGACATCGGCCTTCCGGGCGCCGGCCCCCGTGCCTACGAGTCGTGCCTCGCGCTGGCCCGGGAGATCACCGAGTGCGCACTCCCGATCGGGGCCAACGCGGCCGCCCGCACGGTCAGGGCCGACATCGAACCCGTGGCGCGCGTCCAGCAGGCGACCGGTCTGAAAATCGAGGTCGCCACCTTCATCGGAAGCTCGCCGATCCGCCAGTACGCCGAGAACTGGGATGTCGACCAGATCCTCTCCTCGACGCGCGACGCCATCGGGTTCGCCATCGGCGAGGGACTCGACGTCATGTACGTGACGGAGGACACGACGCGGTCGCGGCCCAGGACGCTCGCCCGGCTCTTCTCGGCCGCGGTCGAGGCGGGGGCGCGGCGGATCTGTCTCGCGGACACCGTCGGTCACTCGACGCCCCACGGCGTGCGGCGACTCGTGCGTTTCGCGAAGGACATCGTGGCCGGCACGGGAGAGTCCGTGAAGATCGACTGGCATGGACACCGGGACCGCGGCTTCGGGCTGGCGAATGCGCTGGCGGCCATCGAGGAAGGTGTGGACCGCGTGCATGCCACCGCGCTCGGCATCGGCGAGCGGATCGGCAATGTCGAGATGGATCTGCTGCTCGTGAACCTTCACCTGCTCGGGACGCACAATCACCCGATCGACCGGCTTTCGGACTATTGCCGGCTCACGGCGGAGATGTGCGGAGTCGAGGTGCCCCACAACTATCCGGTCATCGGGGACGACGCCTTCCGGACGGGGACCGGCGTACACGCGGCCGCGATCATCAAGGCCATGCAGAAGGGGGACGGCTGGCTGGAGGACCGCGTCTACAGCGGCGTCCCGGCTTCGATCGTGGGACGGAAACAGACCATCGAGATTTCTCCGGTGTCCGGCCTCAGCAACGTCCGCTTCTGGTTGAGCCAGCACGGATACGACGCGGGGGACGAGACGCTGTGCGAGGCGGTGTTCGGGCTCGCCAAGAAGTGCGATCACACACTCTCGCAGGAGGAAATCGAAGCTGAGATCACACGCGTCGCGGCGGCGCGGGCATGA
- a CDS encoding sugar phosphate nucleotidyltransferase, which translates to MQAIIPLAGMGTRVRPHTHTRPKPLLRVANRPVLSYVVEQLRAEGVDEFIFITGHLAGQIRAFMAEEFPGLSITYVEQATQRGTADAVALAEPWVTGPVIIVFVDTLFDADFSVLHRHASASGIIWAKEVEDYQRFGVILTDEAGYMKRIIEKPSEPVSKLANIGVYYVKDHELLFEGVRHVMDRDPGLGEFFLTDAFQYMIDRGARLHTAEVGGWFDCGKPETLLETNRTMLERGHGGDPDLPDSVAVDGAIAVAADAVVETSAVGPNVSVASGSRVRGSRLRHTIVGADSVIEDCDLVDSLVGDRVTLRGVRGRVNVGDDGVVEGERT; encoded by the coding sequence ATGCAGGCCATAATACCGTTGGCGGGAATGGGTACAAGGGTCCGTCCCCACACCCACACCCGTCCCAAACCCTTGCTCCGCGTGGCTAATCGGCCCGTGCTCTCCTACGTTGTCGAGCAGCTCAGAGCCGAGGGCGTCGACGAGTTCATCTTCATCACCGGGCACCTCGCCGGTCAGATCCGGGCCTTCATGGCCGAGGAGTTCCCCGGCCTCTCGATCACCTACGTGGAGCAGGCCACCCAGCGGGGGACGGCCGACGCGGTCGCGCTGGCGGAACCCTGGGTGACCGGGCCGGTCATCATCGTCTTCGTGGACACGCTCTTCGATGCCGACTTCAGCGTGCTGCACCGCCACGCCTCCGCGTCCGGCATCATCTGGGCAAAGGAAGTCGAGGACTACCAGCGGTTCGGCGTCATCCTCACCGATGAAGCGGGATACATGAAGCGGATCATCGAAAAGCCATCGGAACCCGTGTCGAAGCTCGCGAACATCGGCGTCTACTACGTGAAGGATCATGAGCTGCTGTTCGAGGGGGTTCGGCATGTGATGGACCGGGATCCCGGGCTCGGGGAGTTCTTTCTCACGGACGCCTTCCAGTACATGATCGACCGTGGCGCACGTCTCCATACGGCGGAAGTGGGCGGCTGGTTTGATTGCGGGAAGCCCGAGACGCTGCTCGAGACGAACCGGACGATGCTCGAGCGCGGGCACGGAGGGGACCCGGACCTCCCGGACTCCGTCGCCGTCGACGGCGCCATCGCGGTCGCGGCGGACGCCGTCGTCGAGACTTCGGCGGTCGGCCCCAACGTGAGCGTGGCATCCGGAAGCCGGGTCCGGGGGTCGCGCCTCCGCCACACGATCGTCGGCGCGGACAGCGTCATCGAAGACTGCGACCTCGTAGATTCGCTCGTCGGGGACCGCGTGACGCTGCGGGGCGTGCGCGGAAGAGTGAACGTGGGCGACGACGGGGTCGTCGAAGGCGAGCGGACGTGA
- a CDS encoding DUF1499 domain-containing protein translates to MTEASPDGGQAGGLSRWFHQNSADTRAPDGPEPRLYEVAFSRVWDQLLKYAGRRWLWTLAHRDEDLGLISVSCTVPLLRWVDDLTIWVALDANGLTRVEAFSRARRRNFDLGVNRRRIRRMLKSLDRALGPRARLPDPAPGGDAWDAPGET, encoded by the coding sequence GTGACGGAGGCATCTCCCGACGGCGGGCAGGCCGGCGGGCTTTCCCGCTGGTTCCACCAGAATTCGGCAGATACCCGTGCGCCGGACGGGCCGGAGCCGCGCCTCTATGAGGTGGCCTTCTCCCGGGTCTGGGACCAACTGCTGAAATACGCGGGGCGGCGCTGGTTGTGGACACTCGCCCACCGCGACGAAGACCTCGGACTCATCTCCGTGAGCTGCACGGTCCCGCTCCTGCGGTGGGTCGATGACCTGACGATCTGGGTCGCCCTGGATGCGAACGGACTCACGCGGGTCGAGGCGTTCTCTCGCGCGCGGCGGCGAAATTTCGATCTGGGCGTGAACCGGCGAAGGATCCGGCGCATGCTGAAGTCGCTAGACCGGGCCCTGGGACCGCGAGCCAGGCTGCCCGACCCCGCTCCCGGCGGGGACGCCTGGGACGCGCCGGGGGAGACGTGA